One genomic segment of Ricinus communis isolate WT05 ecotype wild-type chromosome 3, ASM1957865v1, whole genome shotgun sequence includes these proteins:
- the LOC8284828 gene encoding glycine-rich cell wall structural protein produces the protein MLQRNLVVMGSLKFTREILLVALLVLNDSIESRKLEEKKSGEVKKPEWFFDGGNPGWVGGGGAGGSSGGKGLSFGHSFSFGKGVGFSFGTSSPGIGLGKKPDCIGKGGGVGGGIGGGGSIGGGAGGGEGGKHHKKKDKKYHHGGSGGFGGGGGIGGGGGIGKGGGSGVGGGIGSGGGVGGGAAGLGGGIGKGVGGGIGGGAGGGGGGGIGTGGGVGGGAGGGGGIGSGGGAGGGFGGGAGGGFGGGAGGGFGGGIGNGAGGGFGGGGGFGGGGGIGGGIGGGFGGGVGGGGGGGGGVGSGFGGGTGTIRG, from the coding sequence ATGTTACAGCGTAATCTAGTGGTAATGGGGTCTCTCAAGTTTACGCGGGAAATTCTGTTGGTTGCATTGCTGGTGCTCAATGACTCTATAGAGAGTAGGAAGCTAGAGGAGAAAAAAAGTGGGGAAGTAAAGAAACCTGAGTGGTTCTTTGATGGTGGTAATCCAGGGTGggttggtggtggtggtgcgGGAGGTTCTTCTGGTGGCAAAGGATTGAGCTTTGGCCATTCTTTTAGTTTTGGGAAGGGAGTTGGTTTCAGTTTTGGTACCAGTAGCCCTGGCATTGGTCTTGGAAAAAAGCCTGATTGTATTGGAAAAGGTGGAGGTGTTGGTGGTGGCATTGGTGGGGGAGGTAGTATTGGTGGTGGGGCTGGTGGAGGAGAAGGTGGCAAGCACcacaagaaaaaagataaaaaatatcacCATGGAGGCAGTGGAGGATTTGGAGGGGGTGGTGGTATTGGTGGTGGAGGCGGCATTGGCAAAGGAGGTGGTAGTGGAGTTGGAGGTGGAATAGGTAGCGGTGGTGGTGTTGGTGGAGGTGCTGCTGGACTTGGAGGAGGTATTGGGAAAGGAGTAGGTGGTGGAATTGGTGGTGGCGCAGGTGGAGGGGGAGGAGGAGGAATAGGTACTGGTGGTGGTGTAGGTGGAGGTGctggtggaggaggaggaatTGGTAGCGGTGGTGGTGCTGGTGGGGGATTTGGAGGTGGTGCAGGCGGAGGATTTGGAGGTGGTGCAGGCGGAGGATTTGGAGGTGGTATTGGCAATGGAGCAGGCGGAGGTTTTGGTGGTGGCGGTGGATTTGGAGGTGGTGGTGGTATAGGTGGAGGAATTGGAGGAGGTTTTGGAGGCGGTGttggtggaggtggaggtggaggaGGAGGTGTTGGCAGCGGATTTGGTGGAGGTACTGGTACAATCAGGGGTTAA
- the LOC8284827 gene encoding trihelix transcription factor ASIL2, protein MDDITHSMNRSRKVPLYTHPVHSQYNYDYILNDPEEEEGEEELDEENDQESDDNYSSIRYANAHNNFNNELNDDGFNRYPKRQRKLKTLASDYELVPRNSGRLYGNLNISTDWNDHEKFMLLEVWGDRFLQLGRNSLRSEDWVEVAEKVSELSKVNRNEAQCKQILDVLKRKYKKEKAKCGSGANSKWPFFRKMDMLMKQEFGSGGSGSGIGGNGFSLACGVDSGEFVFMDTNVYLERANGNDEMRDSPCESEEEDEREGEGCGGHEGVKGLRVLADSVQKFGEIYEKIESSKREQMLELERMRVEFQKELELQKKQILEKAQAEIAKIRDGDDEEEDEGEEDDDDDDDDDKSAEDVSE, encoded by the coding sequence ATGGACGATATCACCCATTCTATGAATCGATCTAGAAAAGTCCCTTTATACACTCACCCAGTCCACTCTCAGTACAATTACGATTACATCTTAAACGACCCCGAAgaggaagaaggagaagaagaattaGATGAAGAAAACGATCAAGAATCTGACGACAATTATAGCTCTATAAGGTATGCTAATGCccacaataattttaataacgaGTTAAATGACGACGGTTTTAATAGATACCCAAAGAGGCAAAGAAAGCTGAAAACGTTAGCTTCTGATTATGAATTAGTTCCAAGAAATAGTGGGAGATTGTAcggaaatttaaatatatccaCTGATTGGAATGATCATGAAAAATTTATGCTTTTGGAGGTTTGGGGTGATAGGTTTTTGCAATTGGGTAGGAATAGTTTAAGATCAGAGGACTGGGTTGAGGTTGCGGAGAAAGTTTCTGAATTGTCAAAAGTTAATAGAAATGAAGCTCAGTGTAAACAAATTCTGGATGTTTTGAAGCGGAAGTATAAAAAAGAGAAGGCCAAATGTGGCAGTGGTGCTAATAGTAAATGGCCGTTTTTCAGAAAAATGGATATGTTAATGAAGCAAGAATTTGGAAGTGGTGGTAGTGGTAGTGGTATTGGTGGTAATGGGTTTAGTTTAGCTTGTGGTGTTGATTCGGGAGAGTTTGTTTTTATGGATACAAATGTGTATTTGGAGCGTGCTAATGGGAATGATGAAATGAGGGATAGTCCGTGCGAATCAGAGGAGGAAGATGAAAGGGAAGGAGAGGGGTGTGGTGGACATGAAGGAGTGAAAGGGTTGAGAGTGTTAGCAGATTCAGTGCAGAAGTTTGGGGAGATATATGAGAAGATTGAGAGTAGTAAGAGAGAACAGATGTTGGAATTGGAGAGGATGAGGGTGGAGTTTCAGAAAGAGTTGGAATTACAGAAGAAGCAAATTCTGGAGAAAGCGCAGGCTGAGATTGCAAAAATAAGGGACGGTGATGATGAGGAGGAGGATGAAGGTgaggaagatgatgatgatgatgatgatgatgataagtCAGCTGAGGATGTCAGTGAATGA